gtttcatattttttgggacGATGGAAGTATGAATGAGTTGAATTCTATTTAGTATATATTGACTGaatttatacaaatattatCATGTTTGGTAACATTGAAACGAATAGACCGACTCTATGGCAAGATTACTAGGTTTGCAAGTATGGTAAGCCCAATATAATATTAACTGAGTTTATACCATGATGAAGCATATTAGactatactccctctgtctcatcTCAGGTGATTGAttgcttttcggcacgtgtttgaggaaaatgataataaatagttaaagttgggagaaagtaaagtaattAATAGAATAGCGTATATACGactctcttctatattattccatctcttactttactttttctccactttaactatttattactccctttgttccctaaaattcgtcaccatttcaccagacacgggttttaagaaatatagtagaaagtagattgaaaaaattagtggtatgtgggtcctacttttatatattactccttctgttccatagtaatagaggcattgCATTTTGCGCAcccgttttgaaaaaataattataaatagttaaagtggataaaaaGTAAagcaagagaaagaataatgtagagaagagtcttatctataatattctctctcttactttactttttctccactttaactatttataattattttttcaaaacgagtgtgcAAAATgtgcctctattactatggaacggagggagtattagttataaaataaaatgtgagagagaatgagttagtgaaatgtgaggttcattacaaaaaatgttaaatgtgaaagatgacaaatttttagggacggacgaaaaaggaaataagtgacaaatttttaaggACGGGTGGagtattagtatatttataaaacaactgtcaaaaagaaatcaatcacttaaactgagacggagagagtatccATTTAAACTAACGGATCATCTCTAATAAATTGtgataatgataattttattttaaataaatacttacttgaaagattaataaaaataccTATTCGAGGAAACTCAAGTGAAGTAATGAAATCGCCTTTATTTAAAGAAAGAGGTCAAAAGTGTAATCCCCTTCCCCTTACTCCTCACAAAAAgtataatacaaaataatttccatCACTTCttatcaacataaaaataaataattaaaatcgcTCGAATACGAATCATTTACTGTAACACACTCGCATATTAATATCCAAAACAggaccaaaaataaaaattactagcTCTCCAAAAccataacttaaattaaaaaaattagaatagtATACTGTATACTATAAGatgcaaattaattagataaaaaatggaaatatttaGAAGGAGAAAGTGTACAGACATAAAGCAGCGGGTTTCACGGACGAGGTTGCAAAAGCTGTTTTACCGACACGTGGCCGCACTACCAGCCGTAGATTCTCATGCAGATGCACTCCATCTTTAGATCACTCCGAGTTGATGATGAAGACACTATTTAGCtcttgagagagagaaagaaacaGAGTCAaagatagtaaaaaaaaaaaaaaaattggtggtggcagaaagaaaacaaaaaaaagaaggcaGTTGCTTTTGGGAAGGCCATGGCGGCGTGGCAGAGCTGTAATTCTGCGtctttaatgcaaaattgaagAAGCCGATTTATCATCAATCGCTTATAGCCTCCCTCCTCTCTtcaaaaaatcacaaaccCCTCTTTcttccctttctctctctcataaaaCCATACCCTcgttttaattataatcaaaattaaaatcaaaatcaaaatcctcTCTCTAAAGAGCTTAAATTGTGATGTTATGCCTTGTTGTTTAATTTCTCCACATGCAAAAACTCGGCAGCGGTACGATTGTGTCTGATTCGGCCAGAAATCAGAAGCTGTCTGCCTCAAAACCCACATTTCTACACTCCCAAAAACAGCAACAATTAAAGCGTGCTGCTTCCTTATCAAGGCTATGGAATTAACCACCACCGCAGAAGCAACATCGACAACAACATGGCCGGCTTTTTCTCACTAGgcgccaccaccaccacccgCCCCGATCAACagaccaccaccaccaacaaCAGCAATAATCCAGACAACTGGTTCTTATTCCGAAATGAAGAGGTCCCTTCTTACAAGGGTTTCGAGCTCTGGCAGCCCCAGAGCTCGAACCCCCCGCAGAATTTCCTGCAGCGGGAGGCTGTGAGtaaccaccaccaccacccgCTGCAGGATCTGTACGCTTCTGCGGGGGGGCTGGCGGTGGGGCCCAGCCAGCAGTCCCCGAGATCGGGGTTTCTGATGATGCGGAGCGGCGGGGGAGGCGGGATCAGCTGCCAGGACTGCGGGAACCAGGCGAAGAAGGACTGCTCGCACATGAGATGTCGGACCTGCTGCAAGAGCCGAGGGTTTCAGTGCCAGACTCATGTCAAAAGCACCTGGGTTCCCGCAGCCAAGCGGAGAGAGCGACAGCTACAACACCAACAGCAGAGCGGTGATAGAGAGAGCTCCAAGCGACACAGAGAGTCGTCTCCCAGTCCACTAGTGTGCACTCGCATCCCCTctaccaccaccaccaccactgGTATTACACAAAAACTCACTCAATCAATCACAAATCagagattttaaaaaaaatctgtcCTAGCGTCGTGTCAAATAATGCAATTGCGTGTAGCCAAGAATCCAACTCCATTTCACAAAATCacatctctacttttttccaATCCATCACTGTTTTCGGGTATTCCTGACATAAGATTGAcacctttctctctctatacgTGTATTTGTACGCTCAATTAGGGTTGGAATTGGGGAATTTCCCATCGGAAGTGAGCGCGGAGGCGGTGTTCCGGTGCGTGAGAGTGAGCGCAATGGACGACGCGGAGGAGCAATTCGCCTACCAAACCGCCGTCAACATCTCCGGCCACGTCTTCAAGGGAATCCTCTACGATCAAGGCGGAGAAAGCCAGTACATCGCCGGAGAGACCTCCTCCGACGCTTCCGCCGCTCATTTGatcaccgccaccgccacgTCAGCCCCAATCACCACCACCGCAGCTCCATTCCTCGATCCTTCTTTATTTCCGCCGCCAGTTAACAACAGCTTCATCGCCGGTACGCAATTCTTCCCACGACCCCCGAGATcttgagaaattgaaatttccacCACATTtaatcctctctctctctcatagtGTGTTTGTTGAAAGGGGAAATTATTGTACTAGAGAGACAAAAAGAAGCAGGAAACGAGGGgattgtgtttgatttttagttcACATTTCGATGCACATCTTCAAATTCTatcttccttcttcttccatttcaatttaccataaaaaaatgttccTATTTTTCGCTCTAAAACAAGGGCTTCTTGTTGTTTCCTTTTCTGTTTAtttctataatattattttcctcCTCAGATTACGCCTTGTTTTTGCTTGTTTGAATTATGATATATATGTATCCAGCCAtgcaataattattttattaatatttgacaatttgtGACAAAACATGTGATTTGGGGGGGTCTTAATTTGACATGAATGTTGTAAGCAGAAAAAGCTTTCTTTGCGTATAGACATGCATGTCTGATGCAGCTTCAGGTGCattgagaaaagaaaaatcttGAGGGTTAATGTTTTTTGGGAATTacagtatatatttatatatgtgtgtgtgtgtaactGTGTGTGTAGTGCAATAGATTTTGTGCTTTCTGCAGTTTTTTTGTTCAGAATGTGTCTGCCCTAGTAAATGttagtactactcccttcTTTACATTTGTCTTATCTCATCtcactaatataaaaatagtattccTAAGTTGAGATTTCTGATACAGGCAGAGATATTCTCCTTTTGGCCATCATATATAGATTTTCATccttgtcaattttttttaattgagacTTACCAAATATTAATGGAGCATGCATAAATGTCATGAGCTGGGGTAGAattattgtagtagtaatatattgaATTCATTTAGGAGAGTAGGCGGTTTTGCTCGGTACAAGGCTATTAGACTGAGAGTATCGGCAATTGAGCACGCACTATATCGTGCTCTAATAGCGTTCCCCGTGTTGGGTGGAATTTCTCGATCAACTTAGATACAAAACCATCTTAGCCAATGCACAATTGTTTGTATCTAGGTCTtcgtttattttatttttgttgttttagtgGTTGTGAATAGTATTGAAGAGCACGTACGTGATATAGTGCACTAGTGCTCTAGAGTTGTTGACGCcttaaaaatatgatgatattacattcctGTCCAGTCCTGGAAATAGTTAGCTAGATATATGTCATGATATGGAAAGAAGCCtaacaaattttgaaagaatATGTAGTAAATTGGTAATTCAACAGCTCATCACATTCTCATTAATGGTTGTTAGGCacctctattttttttcccatgTGCCATTCTCCTTCTTTCTCAGTTCTTGGCGAAATTAAGGTTGGAATTTAAGTTTGTCTGATTCCATAAAATGTAGGCTAAAACAGTCGTCTCGTGATCTTATTGCATTCTTTACTGGCTGTCTAGAATTCATGTTgggaaaaataattgaagaatatTATATAATGTGACATAACTGTTGGTGTGAAGTTTGAATTGAAATGAGGCAGATTGAGAAACAGCACGCATTTAGGGTCAAATGATTACACAAGGTTTTTAATagacttcattcagaaactgATGGTTCATTTTTTATCCGTTGGGGTCTTGGGGAAAATAATTTACTTGAAGAAtgcaaatattaattatagcCATATGTATAATACAACTAtgtttcaaatatattttttatttttatatttataataatcatACAGTGACGTTGCTAATGCAATTATGTGAACTATCTACAATTATATGTGTGAGTAGTTGTGGAGTGTATCTTTGTTCTTGGTGAAATATATGGCCATATTGGGGCAACTTTCTGAGAGTATATcgatcaaattaaaaaaaaaactataaatattagaaaataacCATTGACTTATAAGATAGGGGAGAAAGTTTTTCCGATTTATCGTTGCAAGTACAACAATCCTTAAAGATATTTTAGTCATGAATAAGAGTCATTCGTTTGTATATAAATACTTAGTGTGcttaattaacttaattaagtACGTAGTAGttgtataaataatgtatCTTCCCGTGATGCAAGATTCTCCCAcgaattttttgaaattcgtgaaaaataatgaatcaattattaattgttAACGGCTGGATTTAATGGAGCAAGGATGACTATTAATTCTAAGTCTCAGACTCTGACTAAACACTACGTTCTCATTTAATCTACACCCTCTATACGTCGACATACAAGTATAACAGCGAAATGTGTACATCATTATaagttaaattataaatttactataaaaaagTTCATGATCAAATGACAATTGTACtcttattcatttaaatatgGATTGGAAAATCGGTTGCTAGATCAAAATTCTGCAATAAGATATTGTTCGTATTTGATTAGATATATGTATATCTATAATGAAAATGTGGATCATGATATAGGTTGTGTATATGTCCTCCCCATGTATGCATGTAGGGGGTTTACTCTACAAAATTGTGGTGGGCCTCACATTTTTGGAAGAACCTATGGATTTTATTtcgagaaagaaaaagagaaaaagaaagaaagattcGACAGAAAGTATTCTTATAACTtcatatatatagattaaGAGGATAGAAAGAATCTCAATAAAGTGGCTTTTGTATGTATAATAATCTCGATAATTTAATGTCATTACAATTCGTTTTCTACACTAATCATCCTCTTTAACAAAAAGTTGTGTGTACCTTGTGATTTAGTTGCAAAAGAAAttgctattttttaaaattagttagtgCTATTGATCGAAAATTATACACCAATTTAGGGAAAACAGCCATCTTATATTATATGTCTTGGAATGTTCATAAATCGAAAGAAATAAGCATGTAGCACACGTCAAATTCTCATATACCAATCAATATGATTTCGTAGGTTAGCATACAATTTACCAAAAAACATTAGGGTTGCGTTGCGTTAGTAATTATACATGTCGACAAATTCTTGGAAGTTTCCCTAGTTAGCAAAAGGCTTTTCTAATGGTTCACCATGATTTATCGACGATCtcactataatttttaaatgtatttCATCATGTTTCACTTTAGGAGACATGATATTCAATTAGCTAGATAGGGATGATATAATGCTATAACATGCGTTcacttaaatataatactaacaaataccatggtttttctttttgtaaaaaagggagagttttgaaatttttgttttgcctctttttttataaaagctGGGGGAGAGAGAATTCAAGATCAAACCCTAGcctcttattttataaagataaagaccaaatatattaaaataagttactaagttatagtactattaattaagtCAAGGCTAACTTGTTGGGGCTTAGACTATACAGTTACATGCTATACttcatatagtataaaatagtagtagtactggTTTTTTATACGTATAAGTACAATAATAACTTCTTTGTTGAGAATGCTTCAtatatttacttaattcaGTATCTTTTTATAATGAATTCATGTACTTATATGTTATGATAGTGATTTTCTTTATGAGTATCATACATAAAAATACCATTAAGTCAATAAATAGGTCCAATCTTCCATCCAAGGCCCAATTATTTCTAAGATAGTCCTTAATTAACCTCTCACATGTGATGGAACgtcataatataaaataatgccAATCGACTTCCAATTTTTGGGGTGTATCCACGATGCAGTTTGATTaggtatattaaatattatataattaatcattaaattaCCTTGTAATCAATATAGTAAATCATTAGTAAAGCCACACCACATTAACTTGCAGAAGTAGAAgataaaaatcattattaatcttttttaaaaataatttatacatgCAAGTGTATACAATAATGACCAAAAAGTTTATAAACATTTAGCCATATTTGATTATAGAAatgtttgataaaatattgcaataaTGATCATATTTGGATTTATACTGGCAAAATAACCATGCCTCGgatttctcaaaatgaaaatttatcattgcatgattttttttcaagatCATCAACTTGTTTCCTTGAAAAGAAATAGATCATCTTACAATATCTTTCTAGTTGTCGGGAGATTATTTTGCATGtctcatattaaaattaattcattttattacaatttaCTCTATAATGTCTATTATCTAATACCCTCTCAACTACGTGGAGTGACCGTAATTATTtggtaaatgaaataaatttttgtaggGGGTGAATTAGGGTTTGACCTTTTTATATGCAGAATGACTATAAAACAAAGCTTCTCAAAgtgaatatttgttttgttttggtagTTCCTTAGCATGTTTTTGTCAAGAAAAGAATGGAATGCCCACTAAGTGTTGTGGTAGTGGTAACATATAGCCGAAAGTTAGGGAATGATGTGATTAAAATTACTTGCTTTACCGATGACTATCCCTTCAATCCGTACaacatactttattttttgtaatttcataCTTTATCCGTTTTATTATTCGTTATATCACATTATTTGGATGACATGTTAGCTCGTGACAAGAGGTCATTGGTTCGATTACCTTTTTTTTGGCATGTAACAATGTATTTCGCGGTTATTTACATAATATCAAGATTAGACTATATCTTATGACTATTCATATCATCTCGTATTATATACTATCATTATTGTCATGTCCAACGAACCAAATGAAAATAGATATGTTCAATAGTATTAATCAATAACATTATAAgtatagaataaataatagtacaaaatattataatgataGATCTCAAGTATGATGACGCATGACATGAGTCTCATCTCAATTTACAAACTGAAAATCCAAACATGGATAGAGAATCATGAATTATCATATATGGCAGGAAAAGTAGTGTCTATGATCATCAATGTCATGATTTCTATAATGAAATATCTTGTTGTATATGTATTGTCATTGCAATAGTATTTTCTTGGATCCAAGATTTCTCGAGCAACAAAAAAGGAGGCACCTCGTATTCGTAAACGCTGCTACTATTCGTTATTGATTgcgtaaaatatt
The genomic region above belongs to Salvia hispanica cultivar TCC Black 2014 chromosome 3, UniMelb_Shisp_WGS_1.0, whole genome shotgun sequence and contains:
- the LOC125212531 gene encoding protein EXPRESSION OF TERPENOIDS 1-like, producing the protein MAGFFSLGATTTTRPDQQTTTTNNSNNPDNWFLFRNEEVPSYKGFELWQPQSSNPPQNFLQREAVSNHHHHPLQDLYASAGGLAVGPSQQSPRSGFLMMRSGGGGGISCQDCGNQAKKDCSHMRCRTCCKSRGFQCQTHVKSTWVPAAKRRERQLQHQQQSGDRESSKRHRESSPSPLVCTRIPSTTTTTTGLELGNFPSEVSAEAVFRCVRVSAMDDAEEQFAYQTAVNISGHVFKGILYDQGGESQYIAGETSSDASAAHLITATATSAPITTTAAPFLDPSLFPPPVNNSFIAGTQFFPRPPRS